A segment of the Hallerella succinigenes genome:
AAGGGGTGAAGCAATCTCTAGTTAGAATTAAAATTGGTCGTCCCATCCGGGGCGACCAATTTTTTTTGTATACAGAAAATGTCGCAGAACCGCAACGCTGGGCTTTAAATTCAAAAGGTATTTTTTTGCTTGCTTTGCAAAAGTTTTCCCGTTGGCGAAGTAATTGAAATGTTCGTAAATCCTGTTTTTTTCAATTTCAGGATTAAAGGCTCGTATGATTGCATCTTTTGGGAAAAGGCCAATGCGTCATCGCCGGGCTCTATGATTAAAGTAATGTCGTTTGAATCAGGTCTTGTTATTCTTTGACGGATTGTCTTCAGATATTCGACTACCTCGTCGAATACATCAATATTTTCTTTTTTGAGCGATTTGTAATGTATCCCGTCAGGAGCTTGTTCCGTTGTGTAATAAAAATTTGGAGAAAAACTTCCGTTCGCTCCGATAACGATGTACTCATCTGTAATAAAAACGGAAAGGCTAAGCGTCTGTTCTGTCGCCCAAGATGACGCAGAATTCGCCAAGACAAACCACAATGTCATTAGAACAGTAAAAAACAGCCGTTTCATTCTACTCTCATTCGTGGCACATGCTCTTTGAAAACCTCGCCAACAGACATCCCTTCATGGACCTTTTCGTTCCCATAAATCCATTTAAAAGTCAAGAGACTAGGCGTTATCCATAGATTCCGGCTCTTGTTCGGCAGAACAGCCTAAGAAAAATAATGCAAAGAATAAGATGACGAATATCTTTTTCATGACGATAATTCAACCCAGTCCTATTCCTTAGGAATCTTGTAACTGCATGACCAATAGTTGTTGCTGAATTTGGCATGACCGCCGACGCCCCATTTACCATTCGTTTTTATCCACTGATAACTTCCACACGGATTTGCTGCGTGTATAATTTCAGATGCAGTTCGTTCCTCGATAATTACCTTTGTGAAATCAATCAAGGCATTTAGATTGACCTTTTTGCCGTCAGAAATGTCCTTGCGAAATTTTACATAACTATCATATGTCATTACTTGACCAAAAAATTCGGAAGAGAGACCATGACATTCAGAAGGAACACCAAAATCTGGACATGCATATTTTGCTGCCTCTTCATTGGTTGGATACACGCATCCGTAATACATGTTTAGTGAGTCGGGACAAACGGCGTTTGACGATTTGAATCTTGAGTTTTCGATATATTCTAGGTGGCAAAAACTTTCCGTACTATTACACCTCTTTATAGCAAGATATTTTTGTCCATCCCTTTTGTCGGCGACAAAGGTCCAACATTTGGAGACGCTACCATTCTCGGACTTATGAATTTCAGGTTTGGAAATGCAAAGAAAATCCTTTGCCGTTACGGCAAAGGAAATCCCTGTAATAAACAATAAAGCAGTTATAATCCGTTTTACTGATTTAGAATCCATGGCAAGTACTCGTCATAAAGTTGTTTAATCAAAGGAATGTTGTTAAAACAATGCTGTCCAAGAGTTTGTTCGTTTTCCATAAAATCCATTTGGTTTCGTCGTTTTTCCAACTTGTCGCGCAATGGCAACAATTGATCTTTACCTTTATCAAGCCATTTTACGATACTTTTTTTAAGTTCTGCTTTATTACGCATCTTATTATCCAGCACTCGATTTTCCCACTTCTTTTTGCGGAACTTATTTAATGCGTAAATATACACTAAATTTTGAATAACGGGTAGTTCGATTACATGCTTGTATTCGTGAGTGCTTATACCCAAGTTAGGTATTCTGCTACCATCAAAAGACATGGTAAACTTAGTATTGGGGTATGTAGTCAACGGGATATCTTTTTCGTATGTAAAGTTGTCGACGATATAATCAACCATTTCATCAATAATATAGTTGTTAGGTTCAAGCTTCGTCCAGTTGAACGCCTCACCTTCATTGAATTTTTCTGGTGTGATAGTTGATTCATATGTTACTCGAGGTCTAACATACTTAATTCCGTAAGGAGTTATAGATTAGGCAGATAAATACTTTACAAAACAAGCAAAGTTTACTATATTTGCATCATGGAAAAAGATGATGCAAGAAAGAATGTCCAGAGCCTTCTCGAAAAACGGAAGACAATCGTAAAAATGAAGAAGGCGGGATTCAAGAAAAGCAAGATCGCAGAGACCTGCGGCGTGAGCCGCCCCATGGTGGATGCAGTTCTATCGCTTTACGAGAAAGGCGGGATGAATGCGCTCAAGCCGAAGACAAGGGGCCGCAAGGAAAGGGAAAAAAGGCTCCTTTCCGCCAATCAAGAATCCGAGATACAGAAACTAATCCGGGACAAGCGTCCCGAACAGCTCAAGTTCAAGTTCGCCCTCTGGACCCGCGAAGCGGTTGCGGAGCTTGTCCGCAGCAAATTTGGAGTGAAGCTGGCCAAGAGAACGGTCGGCGACTACCTCAAAAGATGGAACTTCACCCCGCAAAAACCGATTGTCCGCGCGTACGAGCAAAACCCCGAAGCGGTGAAGAAGTGGCTCGAAGAGGAATACCCGAAAATAAAGGCCGATGCGGTATGCGAGAATGCGGAAATCCACTGGGCGGACGAGACCGCCATCGTGAACACGGATGTCCGTGGCCGCAGCTACGCCCCCTGCGGGCAGACCCCGGTCGTGAAGGCTCCCGGATGCAGGGAGCGCTTTTCCATGATATCGGCGGTGAACAATCGCGGGAAGTGCCACTGGATGATGATTGACGGGGCGTTCGACGCGACGAAGCTCATCGACTTCATGACGGCTCTGGTGAAGGATGTGTATGCAGACGGGAAAGGGAAGAAAGTGTTTCTCGTGATGGACAACCTGAGGGTTCACCACAGCAAGCCGGTAAAGGAATGGCTTGAAGCGAACACGGACAAGATAAGCGTATTCTACCTGCCCAGCTACAGTCCCGAGCTGAATCCTGACGAACGTCTTAATGCCGACCTGAAACACGAAATATCTTCCAACGCACCGGCTCGGACTCGCGAAAAGCTACGCTCCCATGCGGAATCCCACATGAAAATGGTGAGCAACAGCCCTGAACGAGTAATCAAGTATTTTGGCGACAAGCATGTCTCTTATGCAGCATGACTATGTAAAAAATATATCCGCCGGAGCAATAAAACATCTTGAATTTGAGTTTCAACATCTTCGGGCGTTTGAGGACAATCTGGCAAATCAAGATATTGGGGCGTGTAATTCGAATCTGATGTGTCATAATTGTACGGCTCAGTATTTATTTCGTAAGGTGTCATAAAGTCAGAGCAATCAGCATCGCTATCGTAACCCGTTTTTTCACGCACATCATCACATATAGAAGCCAAAATTTCATTATAGGTATTGGATTTCGGTGTTCCAAAAATGTCTGATATTCTTGGAACGGGAGTCTTTGTCTTATCCTGTGAAATCTGAGCGTCGTGTCTGCCCAATAGGATGTTTTCGATTTTACTTCTATTTTCTTTATTATATATAGGCATAAAGCCCTCCTTTTATTATTTACTTTTGATTAACGTTATTTACGGAAGAGGGTTTTTTCAGAGTTAAAATGTATGGGTAAAAAGTTAGTCCCAAATTCCAATGTAAAATATAGTAAACATTTTAGTTTTGTTAACAAAAATTTATATTTTTTGTTTGCTTCTGAACATAATTGTGCAAAAAGGTAGTACAAAGACTACCTTTTTGCGATCATTTCGTTGATGGCCGTGTAAACGGTCACCGGGAAGTTGAGACCGCCGTAGCGACGCGGCATCGTGACGCGGGTAAGCGACCGTTCGGCTTATGCCTCACTCTCGCCTCCGCCCCGCTTAACGCATGGGGCTTTGTGGCTCACAGCGTATAGGTGGCGACCGCAGAGTTCTGCCTTCGCGTTCTTGTATATAGAGAGGGAAAAGCCTTCCCTACGCTCGCACTTCTTTGCTCGTGATCCCTTCTATATCAAAAATTCGACGAATCCGTGTTGATGTTTATGCTTGTAACCTTGGCAGGAATAGAAAAAATTTGGGATGTTTTTGCCTCGGAGCCTTCCTTTTTTTCACTAAGTGCCCCTATAGCTGCTAGCACTGCGAGGATAATCACGATCAGGAGACAACCACAGCCACAACTTCGTTTTGAAGAGCTTTTAGAATCATCGGAACTATTGACGCTTTCGTTAAATTCTCCGAAGGCGTCCTTTATGTCTTGTACGCCTTCGTTAAATTGTCTTTTGCTTTCTGCACTTCTTTTTCTACGGCAGGCCGGACATGTTGGGCGTAGTTTGTATAAGCCGGTATTTCCAATATCAAAAAAAGATGGTTTTATCCACCGACCACAAAAATAACACTGATACATTTTATCTGACATTATTTTTTTATCCTTTTTTTTCATGTGTGTAATGGAAACTACCTTAACTTGAAAGACTCTATCAAGTCTTTGATGGCGTCTTCATTTGTTTTTGAAAAATTTCTTAATGGTTTAAGAGGAATGGTATTTGATATCTTTTGGGAGTCCAACAGATGCTTAACATTTGAAAGCTTTGCTTTTAAGGAGGATTTTGATAATCGTGGCAAACTTTTTTGAGCGAAATCCAAAAATTCTTCTACTGTAAGGGATGGAACCACATACTGTTTGATGCATAAAAATGAGAAAATGTATTCTTCCGCCTTGCTCCAGCTTTTTTGGGGCATAACAACCTCTTTTTCTGTGGCGAATGTAAAAAAAAATACATTTTCAAGTAAATTTTTGAAAACGCGAAAGTGGAACGGTGTTCGCGATGATGTCGCCAGCGACTTCGAGCACGTGGTTGTAGTTGTCCAATCGCGGAGGCATTGTCTTCCGGTGCATAGTCGAAAGCGTCCTCGTCGGCATAGCCCTTTTCCTTGAGCTTGACAATGCGCTGCATCAAGGGGCTGCTTTCGAGGTTGAACTTAATCTCTTTTTGTTACGTTTTTACACTTTTTCCGAAGAAAAAGTGCTTTTTATTCGCAAAAATTCTATATTAATAATATGTTTAGGTCTATAATCGAAAAAATGGTCCAGTGGAAGGACTCGAAAAACAGAAAGCCTCTTGTCCTTTGGGGAGCCCGTCAGACGGGCAAAACGTGGGCAATGAAGGAATTCGGCAAGACGCATTTTGAAGATTGCGTCTATGTCAGTTTTTATAACAACAGTAGGATTGCGAAGATTTTCGAGCCGGATTACGACGTCCGTCGCATCTTGAACGCTTTGGAAATTGAACTGCGTGTCAAGATTGTTCCTGAAAAGACTTTGCTGATTTTTGACGAGATTCAGTCTGCGCAGAAGGTGCTTGAATCGCTGAAGTATTTCTGTGAAGATTGTCCCGAATATGCGGTTGTGGTTGCGGGCTCGCTTTTGGGGGTTGCAATTCACGAGGGAATTTCTTTCCCGGTGGGCAAGATCAACGAGTTGTGGCTCCATCCGATGAGTTTTTCTGAGTTTTTGATAGCGCTTGGTGATGAACGCCTTGCCGCGTATATTGACAATCCTGAAAATGCGGAGGTGAACGAGTTTGCGGACTTGTATAGGGAACGTCTCAAGCAGTATTATATTGTTGGGGGAATGCCCGAAGTTGTGAATTCGTTCCGAGAAAATCAAGATTATGATGCTTGCCGTGAAATCCAGAATTCAATCTTGAATCAGTACGAGGGCGATTTCGGTAAACACGTGGACCCGAGGGAATTGCCAAGAATCCGTATGGTTTGGAATTCTCTACCATTGCAGTTGGCAAAGGAAAATCGAAAGTTTTTCTTTGGACAAATTAAGAAGGGGGCTCGCTCAAAAGATTTTGAAATTGCGATACAGTGGCTTTTGGATTGCGGGCTTGTGCATAAGGTAAATATGGTTTCCAAACCGGGAATGCCTTTAAAGGCATATGCGGAATTGGATTTCTTCAAGATTTATATGCTCGATGTAGGCTTGCTTGCTGCAAAAAGCGAACTGGATGTGTCGTCGGTTCTGAATGGAAATAGAATCTTTACCGAATTTAAAGGTGCTTTGACGGAACAGTATGTGTTGCAGGAATTGCTTGCCGAGAAGCCGTATACTCCGTTCTATTATGCCTCCGAAAAATCAACGTACGAGGTTGATTTCTTGATCCAGAAGAAGGGGAATGTCGTTCCCATTGAGGTCAAGGCAGAAGAAAATCTGAAAGCCAAGAGCCTCCGCTTTTTTGTGGATAAGTTCAAACCTTCTACGGCGATTCGCACATCTATGTCGCCATATCGCAAACAAGAATGGATGGAAAATGTCCCTCTGTGGGCTGTGAAGGGTATATAGGCTATTTTTGGGATAAGAGTGTCCTCGCTTTTTGTTACATTTCTCCCGAGAAACGAACCTATCAACTGGCGAATAATTATGTCTAAATTTAAGCGCATTCTTCTGAAGCTCAGTGGCGAAGCCCTTGCGGGTGAAAAAGGCCACGGTATTGATAATGTCATCCTTGCCGACATGGCAAGTGAAATCGCTTCCATCGTCAAGCAGGGCGTGCAGGTGGCTCTCGTTATCGGCGGCGGCAACCTGGTCCGCGGAATTTCTGCTTCGGCCGGCGGTATGAACCGTGCCCAGGGCGATGCCATGGGTATGCTCGGCACCGTGATGAACGGCCTTGCCATGCAGGACGCTTTGGATAAGCAGGGCATCGACTCCGTGGTGATGTCTGCGATCCGCATGGAACCGGTCTGCGAATTCTTTGACCGCCGCCGTGCGCTCAAGCTCCTTTCCGCAGGTTCCGTGGTGATCTTCTCTGCCGGAACGGGCAATCCTTTCTTTACGACGGACAGCTGTGCTGCTCTCCGCGCCATCGAAAGCGAATGCGACGTGATCATGAAGGCGACGAAGGTCGACGGTATTTATACGGCTGACCCGGTCAAGGATCCGAAAGCGACCCGTTTTGACGATATCAGCTACCAGGAAGTCATCTCCCGCGGTCTCAAGGTCATGGACACGGCTGCGGTCGCTCTTTGCATGGAACACAATATGCCTATCTTCGTGTTCAAAATGGTAAAGGGAAACTTGACGAAGGCTGCCGTAGAAGGTAATTTAGGAACGCTCGTACACTGCTAATTTGGCTGTGTGCATAACTTTTATTTTGAATTTGAAGAGGCTATTTCAT
Coding sequences within it:
- a CDS encoding IS630 family transposase, whose product is MEKDDARKNVQSLLEKRKTIVKMKKAGFKKSKIAETCGVSRPMVDAVLSLYEKGGMNALKPKTRGRKEREKRLLSANQESEIQKLIRDKRPEQLKFKFALWTREAVAELVRSKFGVKLAKRTVGDYLKRWNFTPQKPIVRAYEQNPEAVKKWLEEEYPKIKADAVCENAEIHWADETAIVNTDVRGRSYAPCGQTPVVKAPGCRERFSMISAVNNRGKCHWMMIDGAFDATKLIDFMTALVKDVYADGKGKKVFLVMDNLRVHHSKPVKEWLEANTDKISVFYLPSYSPELNPDERLNADLKHEISSNAPARTREKLRSHAESHMKMVSNSPERVIKYFGDKHVSYAA
- a CDS encoding ATP-binding protein: MVQWKDSKNRKPLVLWGARQTGKTWAMKEFGKTHFEDCVYVSFYNNSRIAKIFEPDYDVRRILNALEIELRVKIVPEKTLLIFDEIQSAQKVLESLKYFCEDCPEYAVVVAGSLLGVAIHEGISFPVGKINELWLHPMSFSEFLIALGDERLAAYIDNPENAEVNEFADLYRERLKQYYIVGGMPEVVNSFRENQDYDACREIQNSILNQYEGDFGKHVDPRELPRIRMVWNSLPLQLAKENRKFFFGQIKKGARSKDFEIAIQWLLDCGLVHKVNMVSKPGMPLKAYAELDFFKIYMLDVGLLAAKSELDVSSVLNGNRIFTEFKGALTEQYVLQELLAEKPYTPFYYASEKSTYEVDFLIQKKGNVVPIEVKAEENLKAKSLRFFVDKFKPSTAIRTSMSPYRKQEWMENVPLWAVKGI
- the pyrH gene encoding UMP kinase, translating into MSKFKRILLKLSGEALAGEKGHGIDNVILADMASEIASIVKQGVQVALVIGGGNLVRGISASAGGMNRAQGDAMGMLGTVMNGLAMQDALDKQGIDSVVMSAIRMEPVCEFFDRRRALKLLSAGSVVIFSAGTGNPFFTTDSCAALRAIESECDVIMKATKVDGIYTADPVKDPKATRFDDISYQEVISRGLKVMDTAAVALCMEHNMPIFVFKMVKGNLTKAAVEGNLGTLVHC